A window of the Eubacterium sp. 1001713B170207_170306_E7 genome harbors these coding sequences:
- a CDS encoding lantibiotic protection ABC transporter ATP-binding protein, with the protein MIEYLLETRALSKRFKKTEAVKKLNLRVRKNTIYGLLGPNGAGKSTTLKMMTGMLRPSAGEIIFDGHSWSRKDLEHMGVLIEWPPLYDNLTAQENLKVRTTLLGLPEKRIGQVLKIVDLKNTGSKRAGQFSMGMKQRLGIALALLGSPKLLILDEPTNGLDPIGIQELRELIRSFPKHGITVILSSHILSEVELMADDIGIISDGVLGYQSKIHKGEDLEALFMQVVKNSRAREGGSAAC; encoded by the coding sequence ATGATTGAGTATTTGTTGGAAACACGGGCTCTGAGCAAGCGCTTTAAGAAAACAGAGGCGGTTAAAAAGCTGAACCTGAGGGTGAGAAAAAACACCATTTACGGGCTTCTGGGCCCCAATGGAGCGGGCAAGTCCACCACCCTCAAGATGATGACTGGTATGCTGCGGCCCAGCGCCGGGGAGATCATCTTCGACGGGCACAGCTGGTCCAGGAAGGACCTTGAGCATATGGGTGTTTTGATTGAATGGCCGCCCCTTTATGATAACCTGACGGCCCAGGAGAACCTGAAGGTCCGCACGACTCTGCTGGGCCTCCCGGAAAAAAGAATCGGGCAGGTGCTGAAGATTGTAGACCTGAAGAATACCGGCAGCAAGCGCGCCGGACAGTTCTCCATGGGAATGAAGCAGCGGCTGGGTATTGCCCTGGCGCTGCTGGGCAGCCCGAAGCTGCTGATCCTGGATGAGCCGACCAATGGGCTGGACCCCATTGGAATCCAGGAGCTGCGGGAGCTGATCCGCTCCTTTCCAAAGCATGGCATCACCGTGATCCTGTCCAGCCATATCCTCTCTGAGGTGGAGCTCATGGCCGATGACATTGGCATTATCAGCGACGGCGTGCTGGGCTACCAGTCAAAAATTCATAAGGGCGAGGACCTGGAGGCCCTGTTTATGCAGGTTGTTAAGAACAGCCGTGCCCGGGAAGGAGGCAGCGCAGCATGCTGA
- a CDS encoding lantibiotic immunity ABC transporter MutE/EpiE family permease subunit, producing the protein MLKLMKAENLKFKRTFSRKLIFLGPLGLILLSFTFGFGYYQINAFNWWYTLLYPGCIALFAALSNQKDGNKKLKYQNLYTVPVDLKTSWLAKMGVVAFYVLLSCGVVFLGIILGTLIKDFIWQGTALPLTDTLLPMLLGMIVIFVTSVWQIPLCFMLAKKLGFLGAVLLNVGVGTVGGILVAEKSFWYLIPYAWTPRAMCPVMGIRPNNLLVEAGSPLLDISVVPVAIVLSLLLCAALTLLCMYWLSKKEAA; encoded by the coding sequence ATGCTGAAGCTGATGAAAGCAGAAAACCTGAAATTTAAACGGACCTTCAGCCGCAAGCTGATTTTCCTCGGGCCTCTGGGGCTCATACTGCTGAGCTTTACCTTTGGCTTTGGCTACTATCAGATCAATGCCTTTAACTGGTGGTACACGCTGCTGTATCCAGGCTGCATTGCCCTGTTCGCGGCGCTTTCCAACCAGAAGGATGGGAATAAAAAGCTTAAATACCAGAACCTTTACACAGTGCCGGTAGACCTTAAGACGTCCTGGCTGGCTAAAATGGGCGTCGTCGCCTTTTATGTACTGCTTAGCTGCGGCGTGGTGTTCCTGGGGATCATTCTGGGCACCCTGATCAAGGATTTTATCTGGCAGGGCACAGCGCTGCCGCTCACAGATACCCTTTTACCCATGCTGCTGGGCATGATTGTGATCTTTGTGACCAGTGTGTGGCAGATCCCCCTTTGCTTTATGCTTGCCAAGAAGCTTGGCTTTTTGGGGGCGGTGCTGCTCAATGTGGGGGTGGGCACCGTTGGCGGCATCCTAGTGGCAGAAAAGAGCTTTTGGTATCTGATCCCATACGCCTGGACGCCCCGGGCCATGTGCCCGGTGATGGGCATCCGGCCGAATAACCTTCTGGTAGAGGCGGGAAGCCCGCTGCTCGACATAAGTGTGGTGCCCGTGGCAATCGTGCTGTCCCTGCTGCTGTGCGCGGCCCTGACCCTGCTCTGTATGTACTGGCTCAGCAAAAAGGAGGCGGCGTAG
- a CDS encoding lantibiotic immunity ABC transporter MutG family permease subunit yields MKSFLRSFGTEALKIKHTPLLWLHLILPLVGVALFLFYSALSAWDTVVLLTLYFEALALAFPMLIGIVCGMAASQEEQAGGFQNMLGVLPSRLMPFLSKAGFLAVLGLGSLAAAIGLYGAGFALLPGQQAVPALLYLKLAGVLFGTSLFLYLLHLWIGLRFGKGASISVGVAGSLVSALMLTGLGDGIWYFIPWAWGVRLSDMAVLNAMTSPSPQGLMFIQNETAAGWLAAGVATLLLLAFCLIWFKRWEGRSASE; encoded by the coding sequence ATGAAAAGCTTTCTGAGATCCTTTGGGACGGAAGCCCTTAAAATAAAGCATACGCCCCTTTTGTGGCTGCATCTGATCCTCCCTCTTGTGGGCGTGGCCCTGTTTCTTTTTTACAGCGCGCTGTCGGCATGGGATACCGTGGTTTTGCTGACGCTTTACTTTGAGGCGCTGGCCCTGGCTTTTCCGATGCTCATCGGTATTGTGTGCGGCATGGCAGCCTCCCAGGAGGAGCAGGCCGGTGGTTTTCAGAACATGCTTGGCGTGCTGCCGTCCCGTCTGATGCCGTTTTTGAGTAAGGCTGGGTTTCTGGCAGTGCTGGGCCTTGGCTCGCTGGCGGCAGCCATCGGCCTTTACGGAGCGGGCTTTGCCCTGCTGCCGGGCCAGCAGGCTGTGCCGGCGCTGCTGTACCTGAAGCTGGCCGGGGTCCTGTTTGGGACCAGCTTGTTTTTATACCTGCTCCACCTCTGGATTGGCCTGCGCTTTGGCAAGGGCGCGTCCATTTCGGTGGGGGTGGCGGGCTCGCTGGTGTCAGCGCTGATGCTGACAGGCCTCGGGGATGGTATCTGGTATTTTATTCCCTGGGCCTGGGGTGTGCGCCTCAGCGACATGGCGGTTTTAAACGCGATGACCTCCCCGTCACCGCAGGGGCTTATGTTTATCCAGAACGAAACCGCCGCCGGCTGGCTGGCGGCCGGCGTGGCCACGCTGCTGCTCCTTGCGTTCTGCCTGATCTGGTTTAAGCGCTGGGAGGGCAGAAGCGCCAGCGAGTAA
- a CDS encoding response regulator transcription factor → MARILVVDDEKGILNLVKRVLEKDGHQVRTMADPAELSMNGLGAFDLILLDVMMPGTDGFTLCRELRENVDCPILFLTAKTLEKDIMYGLGVGGDDYITKPFGNGELRARVAAHLRREKREKRSVLSLDGIRFNLGAHEMLAGEQKVPLTKSEYAICEFLARSHGQVFSKEQIYEAVYGYEGEGDSSAIAEHVKNIRAKLSVYGCAPIETVWGIGYKWQ, encoded by the coding sequence ATGGCAAGAATACTGGTGGTCGACGATGAAAAGGGAATTTTAAATCTGGTGAAGCGTGTGCTGGAAAAGGACGGGCATCAGGTCAGGACCATGGCCGATCCGGCAGAGCTTTCCATGAACGGGCTCGGAGCCTTTGACCTCATTCTTCTGGATGTGATGATGCCCGGAACCGATGGCTTTACCCTCTGCCGGGAGCTGCGGGAAAATGTGGACTGCCCCATTCTTTTTCTGACCGCCAAAACCCTGGAGAAGGACATAATGTACGGCCTGGGCGTCGGCGGCGACGACTACATCACCAAGCCCTTTGGCAACGGCGAGCTGAGAGCCCGGGTGGCCGCCCACCTGCGTCGTGAAAAGCGTGAGAAGCGCAGTGTGCTGAGCCTGGACGGCATAAGGTTTAACCTCGGCGCCCATGAGATGCTGGCAGGGGAGCAGAAGGTCCCTCTGACCAAAAGCGAGTATGCCATCTGCGAGTTCCTGGCCAGAAGCCACGGGCAGGTCTTTTCCAAGGAGCAGATCTACGAGGCGGTGTACGGCTACGAGGGCGAGGGCGACAGCTCCGCCATCGCGGAGCATGTGAAAAATATCCGGGCTAAGCTCAGCGTTTACGGCTGCGCGCCCATTGAGACGGTCTGGGGGATTGGGTATAAATGGCAATGA
- a CDS encoding HAMP domain-containing sensor histidine kinase, translating into MAMSARPKKISRLILIYAGLLVLSFVVVLVMAAGALTEIITSDQFVPANSVENAIREQKEAIQATEPFDPSLVPDGSRYALISHEGQVLDTDMDQKTLAEAQEYARQGVNIFGDRFYYRIARADGDCILQYYIKASYKDEALNQRLPSPETMMNAVIITGAALYILLIFLGTRAFSKRLKGELAPLMEATNAIRNQDLEYKAGPSGIWEFNQVLDSMDDMRLALKQSLEQQWREEQEKQEQISALAHDIKTPLTIIKGNSELLAEEDLNGDQAESVRYIHDNAEVIEEYTRLLMEVSQDKAAWSLNAEAIPTAAFLERIKKQAVGYTARRQIRLCVDTECLPGHFTGDRRLLIRAVMNIIANGADYTPEGGRIELKAAGDSGMLVLTVTDGGPGFSADALRNAARKFYMGDKSRSCEKHYGMGLYIADSIISQHRGSLCLENDPVTGHGRVVIKLPIEEFLSPFCQK; encoded by the coding sequence ATGGCAATGAGTGCGCGCCCTAAAAAGATCAGCAGGCTTATCTTAATCTATGCCGGTCTGCTTGTTTTGTCCTTTGTGGTGGTGCTGGTTATGGCGGCTGGCGCTTTGACCGAGATTATCACATCGGACCAGTTCGTCCCGGCCAACAGTGTGGAGAACGCGATCCGGGAGCAGAAGGAGGCTATCCAGGCCACAGAGCCCTTTGACCCGTCATTGGTTCCGGACGGGAGCCGCTACGCGCTGATCAGCCATGAGGGACAGGTGCTGGATACCGATATGGATCAAAAAACACTTGCGGAGGCCCAGGAATATGCCAGGCAGGGCGTAAACATTTTCGGCGACCGGTTCTATTACCGGATCGCCCGCGCCGACGGGGACTGTATCCTTCAATACTATATCAAAGCGTCCTATAAAGACGAGGCGTTGAATCAGAGACTGCCCTCGCCGGAAACAATGATGAACGCGGTGATTATCACAGGGGCGGCGCTTTATATCCTGCTGATCTTTTTGGGTACCCGGGCATTCAGCAAACGTCTGAAGGGCGAGCTGGCCCCGCTCATGGAGGCCACAAACGCCATCCGGAACCAGGATCTGGAATACAAAGCCGGCCCATCGGGCATATGGGAGTTTAATCAGGTGTTAGACTCCATGGACGATATGCGCCTCGCCCTGAAGCAGTCTCTGGAGCAGCAGTGGCGTGAGGAACAGGAAAAGCAGGAGCAGATCAGCGCTCTGGCCCATGATATCAAGACGCCGCTGACCATTATAAAAGGAAACAGCGAGCTGCTCGCAGAGGAGGACCTGAACGGAGACCAGGCCGAAAGTGTCCGTTATATCCACGATAACGCAGAGGTTATAGAGGAGTATACGCGCCTTTTGATGGAGGTATCTCAGGATAAGGCAGCCTGGAGCCTGAATGCGGAGGCGATCCCCACAGCAGCCTTTTTAGAGCGCATAAAAAAACAGGCTGTGGGCTACACAGCCCGCAGGCAGATCCGGCTGTGTGTGGACACCGAATGTCTGCCCGGGCACTTTACCGGCGACCGCCGGCTTTTGATCCGGGCGGTGATGAACATCATTGCCAACGGGGCTGATTACACGCCCGAGGGCGGCAGGATTGAGCTTAAGGCAGCGGGTGACAGCGGCATGCTGGTCCTCACCGTGACCGACGGCGGGCCAGGGTTCAGCGCGGACGCGCTCAGAAACGCGGCCCGCAAATTTTACATGGGCGACAAGAGCAGAAGCTGTGAAAAGCACTACGGCATGGGGCTTTACATCGCCGACAGTATTATCAGCCAGCACCGCGGCAGCCTGTGCCTGGAAAACGATCCTGTGACAGGCCATGGCCGGGTGGTGATAAAACTGCCAATTGAGGAATTTTTGTCACCGTTTTGTCAAAAATAG
- a CDS encoding response regulator transcription factor, producing the protein MEKMLIADDNKQITAVLTAYARKEGFEPVVAYDGEAALCAYRREAPAVILLDVMMPKLDGFEVCRQIREESAVPIIMITARGEDFEKIMGLDIGADDYIVKPFSGGEVMARVRAILRRLSRDGGGRRQFFSYKGLTMDLDTYTTTVNGEVVPLTKKETELFWTLAANRNRVFSRDNLLDAVWGYDYYGDNRTVDSHIRRLRAKLDKREHPGWSVATIWGVGYRFEVNDEEA; encoded by the coding sequence ATGGAAAAAATGCTGATCGCAGATGATAACAAACAGATAACAGCCGTGCTCACTGCCTACGCGCGCAAGGAGGGCTTTGAGCCTGTGGTCGCCTATGACGGCGAGGCGGCGCTCTGCGCCTACAGGCGGGAGGCCCCGGCGGTCATTCTGCTGGATGTGATGATGCCAAAGCTTGACGGGTTTGAGGTATGCCGGCAGATACGGGAGGAATCCGCAGTGCCCATCATCATGATCACAGCCCGGGGCGAGGATTTTGAGAAGATCATGGGCCTGGACATCGGGGCCGATGATTATATTGTCAAGCCCTTTTCCGGAGGTGAGGTCATGGCGCGGGTGCGGGCCATCCTGCGCCGGCTGTCCCGGGACGGCGGGGGCAGGCGCCAGTTTTTCAGCTACAAGGGCCTGACCATGGATTTGGATACCTATACGACCACCGTGAACGGCGAGGTGGTGCCGCTCACGAAAAAGGAGACAGAGCTGTTCTGGACCCTTGCGGCCAACCGAAACAGGGTTTTTTCAAGGGACAACCTGCTGGATGCGGTCTGGGGCTATGACTATTACGGCGACAACCGCACCGTCGATTCCCATATCCGGCGGCTGCGGGCCAAGCTGGACAAAAGAGAGCACCCCGGGTGGAGCGTTGCGACCATCTGGGGGGTGGGTTACCGTTTCGAGGTGAATGATGAGGAAGCGTAG
- a CDS encoding HAMP domain-containing sensor histidine kinase — translation MMRKRSIAFKLGLYFSLALLAFALVAGSVFFLLFKKQNVALTQKQLEDRATAIAGTFGSFISAEGSGRRGEGAHGSGGNGMGYAAYIRFLDDIAMADVWVVDGDHNLVTPSSHEGHETAASTYNYADLPADAETVVDQAFGGQVTASEGFSGLLNAPTLTVGAPVRDSAGNIQAVVLLHSPVEGIEAAANEGFRTLAISLCVALVIGIGFAVLLARSFTKPMKEMQVMAGRLAGGDYTAASHIGRQDEIGQLAASLDTLSHQLKLSSEEHERFQKMQQVFFSNISHELKTPVTVLCGSLEALAGGVVTDPDQVAAYHQEMYAESLALKRLVNDLLDLSRLQNAEFSLNLERVNLCDILSEVRRSAQNMAKAKALAITTEMDTGLYFMQGDYLRLRQLLMIIMSNAIKFSPEGGQIEMRLCGSTLTISDHGCGISQEDQKHIFERFYKTLSEENAEGTGLGLPIAREIAERHNIGLVVTSEEGQGTTVTLDLPGKENTTV, via the coding sequence ATGATGAGGAAGCGTAGCATTGCCTTTAAGCTGGGGCTCTATTTTTCACTGGCCCTGCTGGCCTTCGCGCTGGTGGCGGGCTCGGTGTTTTTTCTGCTGTTTAAAAAGCAGAACGTGGCGCTGACCCAGAAGCAGCTGGAGGACCGGGCCACTGCCATCGCCGGCACCTTTGGCAGCTTTATATCCGCCGAGGGCAGCGGCAGGCGCGGCGAGGGGGCCCACGGCAGCGGAGGGAACGGCATGGGCTACGCGGCCTATATCCGCTTTCTGGACGATATTGCCATGGCAGATGTATGGGTGGTGGATGGCGACCATAATCTGGTCACCCCATCCAGCCACGAAGGCCATGAGACCGCTGCGTCTACCTATAACTACGCAGATCTGCCGGCCGACGCCGAAACCGTGGTGGACCAGGCCTTTGGAGGCCAGGTAACTGCGAGCGAGGGCTTCTCAGGTCTGCTGAACGCCCCGACCCTGACAGTCGGGGCCCCGGTCCGGGACAGCGCAGGCAATATCCAGGCCGTGGTGCTGCTTCACTCTCCGGTGGAGGGCATTGAGGCCGCGGCCAACGAGGGCTTCAGAACCCTGGCCATCAGCCTGTGCGTGGCGTTGGTGATCGGGATCGGCTTTGCCGTGCTGCTGGCGCGCAGCTTTACAAAGCCCATGAAGGAAATGCAGGTAATGGCCGGGCGTCTGGCCGGGGGCGACTATACGGCCGCCAGCCATATCGGCCGTCAGGATGAGATCGGCCAGCTGGCCGCCTCGCTGGATACCCTGAGCCATCAGCTCAAGCTCTCCAGTGAGGAGCATGAGCGCTTCCAGAAAATGCAGCAGGTCTTTTTCTCCAATATCTCCCATGAGCTTAAAACCCCGGTGACTGTGCTCTGCGGCTCTTTAGAGGCTCTGGCCGGCGGCGTGGTGACAGATCCGGACCAGGTGGCCGCCTATCATCAGGAAATGTACGCGGAGAGTCTGGCGCTGAAACGGCTGGTCAATGACCTGCTGGACCTGTCCAGACTCCAGAACGCCGAGTTCAGCCTTAACCTGGAGCGGGTAAATCTGTGTGATATCCTCAGTGAGGTGCGGCGCAGCGCCCAGAATATGGCAAAGGCGAAGGCGCTGGCCATCACCACAGAGATGGACACAGGTCTTTACTTTATGCAGGGGGACTACCTGCGGCTGCGGCAGCTGCTCATGATCATCATGAGCAACGCCATAAAATTTTCACCAGAGGGCGGGCAGATCGAAATGCGCCTGTGTGGGAGCACCCTCACCATTTCCGATCATGGCTGCGGAATCAGCCAGGAGGACCAGAAGCATATTTTTGAACGCTTTTATAAAACCCTGTCCGAGGAAAATGCCGAGGGAACCGGACTGGGCCTGCCCATTGCCAGGGAGATCGCGGAGCGGCACAATATTGGCCTGGTGGTTACCAGTGAAGAAGGGCAGGGCACAACCGTGACCCTGGATCTGCCCGGCAAAGAGAACACGACCGTCTGA
- a CDS encoding helix-turn-helix transcriptional regulator, translated as MVYFGSKLRQLRQEKGYTQQQLADMLGITKGSVSAYETSAKYPSVDVLRKIAVTLNTSTDFLLGLSDERVFNLDFLTDDQIHIINSLITEFNHLNNKNN; from the coding sequence ATGGTATACTTCGGATCAAAGCTCAGACAACTCAGGCAGGAAAAAGGATATACGCAGCAGCAGCTGGCGGATATGCTGGGAATCACCAAGGGCAGTGTCTCCGCCTATGAGACCTCTGCCAAGTACCCGTCTGTCGATGTGCTACGAAAAATAGCAGTGACTTTAAATACTTCGACCGATTTTCTCCTGGGCCTGTCCGATGAACGCGTTTTTAATCTCGATTTTTTAACAGACGACCAGATCCACATCATCAACAGCCTGATTACAGAATTCAATCATTTAAACAATAAAAACAATTAA
- a CDS encoding HD domain-containing protein, which produces MFQITDTRLKDALDFASDKHAGQLRWGGIPFITHPVAVAAYLQERGYSDDTLLTALFHDLLEDTDTTQEEILEYSGREVLDAVILLTKPKPYDMADYLGGIDRNAMAKDVKCADRIHNLRTTADSSRAFRQKYYDESVRWYVPFFRDTSFEPDFLEALTSLERMLK; this is translated from the coding sequence ATGTTTCAGATTACCGATACGCGTCTAAAGGACGCTCTGGACTTTGCTTCAGATAAACACGCAGGCCAGCTGCGGTGGGGCGGGATTCCTTTTATCACCCACCCTGTGGCTGTGGCAGCCTATCTGCAGGAGCGCGGCTACAGCGATGATACCCTGCTGACGGCTCTTTTCCACGATCTTTTAGAGGATACGGATACCACCCAGGAGGAGATTCTGGAATACAGCGGCAGGGAGGTGCTGGACGCTGTGATCCTGCTCACCAAGCCCAAGCCCTACGATATGGCCGATTACCTGGGTGGGATCGACCGCAACGCCATGGCGAAGGATGTAAAATGCGCAGACAGAATACATAATCTGAGGACCACCGCAGATTCGAGCCGGGCCTTTCGGCAGAAGTATTACGATGAGAGCGTGCGCTGGTACGTGCCCTTTTTCAGAGACACAAGCTTTGAGCCGGATTTTCTGGAGGCGCTGACGAGCCTGGAGAGAATGCTTAAATAG
- a CDS encoding class I SAM-dependent methyltransferase: MENILERVENYWEGRADGYSEVNEAELNSYKMDVWKNLINSYKPDVIGRKLKVLDIGTGPGFFAITMASCGYDVTAVDYTDAMLYKAKKNAGIYKNAIDFRRMDAHSLDFEDNTFDLIVTRNLTWNLERPDEAYEEWHRVLATGGRLLNFDANWYLHLYDEDKRREYFEDRDNSQAQGYNDHYVCTDTTAMEEIARNLPLSRTMRPQWDAAVLLNIGFKKVMIEQDMGDRVWDDEEQVNYASTPMFMIAATK, encoded by the coding sequence ATGGAGAATATTTTAGAGAGAGTTGAAAATTATTGGGAAGGCCGCGCGGACGGCTATTCTGAAGTAAACGAGGCGGAGCTGAACAGCTATAAAATGGACGTGTGGAAAAACCTGATCAACAGCTATAAGCCGGATGTAATCGGCAGAAAGCTGAAGGTGCTGGACATCGGTACCGGCCCGGGCTTTTTTGCCATCACCATGGCCTCCTGCGGCTATGACGTTACCGCTGTGGACTACACCGACGCCATGCTGTACAAGGCCAAAAAGAACGCCGGCATCTACAAAAACGCCATTGATTTCAGACGCATGGATGCCCATTCGCTGGATTTTGAGGACAATACCTTTGACCTGATCGTAACCAGAAACCTGACCTGGAACCTGGAAAGACCAGATGAAGCCTACGAAGAATGGCACCGTGTGCTGGCAACGGGCGGCAGATTGTTAAATTTTGACGCCAACTGGTACCTGCACCTTTACGATGAGGACAAACGCCGGGAATATTTTGAGGACCGCGATAACTCTCAGGCCCAGGGCTACAACGACCACTATGTGTGCACAGACACCACCGCCATGGAGGAGATTGCCAGAAATTTACCGCTGAGCCGCACCATGCGCCCGCAGTGGGACGCCGCGGTTCTGCTTAACATCGGCTTTAAAAAAGTAATGATCGAACAGGATATGGGCGACCGCGTCTGGGACGACGAGGAACAGGTGAACTACGCCTCAACCCCCATGTTCATGATTGCCGCGACCAAATAG
- the nikA gene encoding nickel ABC transporter substrate-binding protein, translating into MKLKKITALLVTAVMCTGLLAGCGSAGSTDVSERDEINYACTKDIRDINPHLYSGEMSAQNMVFEGLTKNEGGEVKPALAESWDISDNGLEYTFHLRKGVAFTDGEPFNAQAVKQNFDAIISNKERHSWLDMVNEIADTVVVDDNTFKLVLAHPYYPTLVELGLTRPFRFISPKCFVDGNTKDGVSGYAGTGPWVLSEHEDNQYATFTRNDSYWGDKTKVSKINWKVMPDPQTILLALQNGEVDLLFGADGDQIDLDSFKKLESEGAYVTYLSEPVASRAILLNSKAPVTSDLKVREAFETAINKQNIIDGILNGSEDQADTLMAKTVPYCDLDLKTYSYDPDKAGKLLDEAGWSMGSDGVREKDGKKCEVTFSYNSQNAQEGTIAESIQADLAAVGIKMNILAEEKQAFLDRQKSGDFDLQYSLSWGTPYDPQSYVSSWRIPAHGDYQAQTGLEKKQWLDDTITKIMIEADDTKRAGMYKEILTYINDQCVYVPISYSKTKAVGIKGLQGVTFNDSQYEIPFEKMYWN; encoded by the coding sequence ATGAAGCTGAAAAAAATTACGGCGCTGCTTGTGACAGCCGTCATGTGCACCGGCCTTCTGGCGGGCTGCGGCAGCGCAGGCAGCACCGATGTGTCCGAAAGGGACGAGATCAACTACGCCTGCACCAAGGACATAAGGGACATTAATCCGCATCTCTACTCTGGCGAGATGTCTGCACAGAACATGGTGTTTGAGGGGCTGACCAAGAACGAGGGCGGCGAGGTCAAGCCCGCCCTGGCAGAAAGCTGGGATATATCGGACAACGGGCTGGAGTATACCTTCCATTTAAGAAAGGGTGTGGCCTTTACCGACGGCGAGCCCTTTAACGCCCAGGCAGTCAAGCAGAATTTTGACGCCATTATCAGCAATAAGGAGCGCCATTCCTGGCTGGATATGGTCAACGAGATCGCCGACACCGTGGTGGTGGACGACAACACCTTTAAGCTGGTGCTGGCCCATCCCTATTACCCGACCCTGGTCGAGCTGGGCCTGACACGGCCTTTCCGTTTCATCTCACCCAAATGCTTTGTGGACGGCAACACCAAGGACGGCGTCAGCGGCTATGCGGGCACAGGCCCCTGGGTGCTGTCGGAGCATGAGGACAATCAGTACGCGACTTTTACCCGCAACGATAGCTACTGGGGCGACAAGACCAAGGTATCCAAAATCAACTGGAAGGTCATGCCGGATCCACAGACCATTCTGCTGGCCCTGCAAAACGGCGAGGTCGATTTGCTGTTCGGGGCTGACGGCGACCAGATCGACCTGGACTCCTTTAAAAAGCTGGAGTCTGAGGGCGCGTATGTCACCTACCTCAGCGAGCCGGTCGCCTCAAGAGCGATCCTGCTGAACAGCAAGGCTCCGGTCACCAGCGACCTGAAGGTGCGCGAGGCCTTTGAGACGGCCATTAACAAACAGAACATCATCGACGGCATTCTAAACGGCTCCGAGGACCAGGCTGACACATTGATGGCAAAAACCGTGCCCTATTGCGACCTTGACCTAAAGACCTATTCCTACGACCCGGATAAGGCCGGCAAGCTTCTGGATGAGGCGGGCTGGAGCATGGGATCAGACGGGGTGCGTGAGAAGGACGGCAAAAAATGTGAGGTGACCTTCTCCTACAACTCTCAGAATGCCCAGGAGGGAACCATTGCCGAGTCCATCCAGGCCGATCTGGCCGCTGTCGGCATTAAGATGAATATTCTGGCCGAAGAAAAGCAGGCCTTCCTGGACCGTCAGAAGTCCGGCGATTTTGATCTTCAGTACTCCCTGTCCTGGGGAACACCGTACGATCCCCAGTCCTATGTCTCATCCTGGAGAATCCCGGCCCACGGCGATTACCAGGCCCAGACCGGACTCGAAAAGAAACAGTGGCTTGACGATACCATCACCAAAATTATGATCGAGGCTGACGACACCAAACGGGCCGGCATGTACAAGGAAATTCTGACCTATATCAATGACCAGTGCGTCTACGTGCCCATCTCTTACTCCAAGACCAAGGCGGTCGGGATTAAGGGCCTGCAGGGTGTAACCTTTAACGATTCCCAGTACGAGATCCCCTTTGAGAAGATGTACTGGAATTAA